The genomic DNA GTTCGCCAGCGAGCCGGGCCTGGATCGGATCACCGCGATGCTGAAGGCCGAGCTTGCCAGGAAGGCGGCATGAACATCGCCTTCTACGCGCCGATGAAGCCGCCGGACGATCCCGTCATCTCCGGTGACCGCGAGACGGCGCGTCTGATCCTGAAGGCGCTGGCGGCCGAGGGGCACCGGGTCGAGATCGCATCCCGGCTGCGGACCTGGCAGCGCACGCCGGACGAAGCCCGGTTTGTCGAACTGAAAACGGAAGCCGACGTCGAGGTCCGGAGTCTGCTCGCCGCCTGGGCCGGGCACGAGGCCCCTGACCTTTGGATCACCTACCACCTCTATCACAAGGCGCCGGACTGGATCGGCCCGGCGGTGAGCGCGGCGCTTGCCATTCCCTATGTCGTCATCGAGGGCTGCCGCGCGGCCAAACACGCGGCCGGCCCGTGGGCGACCGGCTTCGCCCAGGCCGACCGGGCCTTGACGGCCGCCGATGCGGTGGCGGCCATGCATGCCGAGGACGCCGAGGGGCTGATGCCGCTGCTCGAGCCCGGCCGGCTGTTCCGCCTCAAGCCGTTCATCGACGCCGCGCGCTTCGAGGCGGCGGCGGGACGCGCCAGGGCGGGCGAACCGCCGGTGCTGGTCGCCGTGGCGATGATGCGGGCCGGCGACAAGGAAGCCTCCTACCGCCTGCTGGCAGCGGCGCTCGAACGCCTGGAGAGACGGGACTGGCGCCTGCTGATCGCCGGCGACGGCGCCAGGCGCGACGAGATCCTGGCGCTGTTTCCCCCTGATCGGATCGACTGGCGCGGGGCCATCGCGCCGGAGGACATCGCCGGCGTCTATGCCGAAGGAGACCTGTTCGTCTGGCCGGCGATCAACGAGGCCTTCGGAATCGCGCTCTTGGAGGCGCAGGCCGCGGGCCTGCCGGTCATCGCCGGTGCATCCGGCGGCGTCCCCGATATCGTGCGCGACGGCGAGACAGGCCTGCTCGTTGCCGAAGGCGATGAAGCCGCCTTCGCCGCCGCCGTCGCCCGGCTCCTCGATGATGCCGACACGCGGCGCGCCTACGGCAAGGAGGCCGCGGCGCATGTGCGCGCGGACCACGACATCGCGCCCGCGCGGCGCGCCATCGGGCAGATCCTGGAGGCCGCCGTCCGCACCAATGCGTCGCGGCGGTCGGTCGCCGCAGGGGCTGCCTGATGAAGGCGCTGATCTATGTTCAGCATCTGCTCGGCACCGGCCATGTCGTGCGCGCCGCCGCGCTGGCGCGCGCGCTGGCGGCCCGCGATGTCGAGACCGTTCTCGTCTCCGGCAATCGTGTGCCGCCGACGGTCGCCGTCAACGGCTTCTCGGTGATCGAATTGCCGGCGGCGCGCTCGTCCGATGATCGTTTCTCCGCCGTGGTCGACGAGGCCGGCCGGCCTGTCGACGATCGCTGGAAGGCGCGTCGTCGCAACCGGCTCCTGTCCGTGTTCGACGACACCGGACCCGATATCCTGCTGACCGAGACCTGGCCCTTCGGCCGCAACGCATTCGCCTTCGAACTCGAACCGCTGATGGAGGCGGCGAAGGGCGTGGTACCGCGCCCGATCGTCGCCGCGTCCGTCCGCGATATCCTGGTGCGCAAGAACGATGCGAAGAAGGAGCACCGCATGGCCGAGCGGGCGCACGCGACCTGCGACCTGGTGCTGGTGCATGGCGATCCGGCCTTCGTGCGTTTCGAGGACAGTTTCCCCTTCGCCGCCGAGATCGCCGACCTGATCCGCTACACCGGCTACATCGATACCGGTGCCGACACGCCCGAGCCGCCGGACAGTAACGGGACCGGCGAAGTCGTCGTCTCCTGCGGCGGCGGTGCTGTTGGCGCTGCACTGCTCGAGACGGCGCTTGCCGCACGCGCGTTGTCGGCACGCGCGGGCCGGCTGCGCTGGCGCGTGCTCGTCGGGACGGATCTCGACGATCTGGTGCTTGCCGGCCTGAAGACGAGTGCCGGAGACGGGATCGTCGTCGAGCGCGCGCGGCGCGACTTTCCCGGTCTTCTCAAGCGCGCGCGGCTGTCGGTGTCCCAGTGCGGCTACAATACCGCCGTCGACGTTCTGGCCGCCGGCTGCGCGGCGGTGTTCGTGCCCTTCGCGCGCGGCGCCGAGACCGAGCAGACGCAACGTGCCGAGGCGCTGGCCGCGCGTGGACTGGCAACCGTGGTGCCCGAAGCCGACATGACGCCGGATCGGCTCGCGGCGGGCATCGACGCCGCGCTCGACCTGCCGAAGGCCGCGCTGACGCTCGACCGCGATGGTGCGCGAACCTCTGCGGATCTGCTGATCGATGCGGTCGACACCTTGAGGAACCGGACGGCATGAGCGAGGCCGCGGATTTCGCTGACGCACTTCGGGGATTGCTTAATTCCGTCGCCGAAGCGGGACGGACGATCGATATCTGGTGGCGCGATGACGATGCGACCATGCCGTCGCCGGCACTCGATGATCTGCTGGACGCCGCCCGGCGGCATGGCGTCCCGCTGGCGCTGGCGGTGATCCCGGAGCCGGCCGTGCCGGCGCTCGCCGGGAGACTGGCAAGTGAGCCCGACGCAACCGTCGTCTTCCAGCACGGCTACGCCCATCGCAACCATGCCCCCAAGGGCGAGAAGGCCGCCGAACTCGGCGCCCATCGCCCGGCCGATAGTGTCCTGGCCGAACTGTCGGGCGGCCGGCGGAAGCTGGACGATCTCTTCGGGCCCCGTTTCCTGCCGGTCCTGACCCCGCCGTGGAACCGGATCGGCGACGAGGTTGCCGCCCGGCGCGGCGAAGCGGGGCTCAAGGGATTGACCACCTTCGCGCGGATGCACGCCGACGACCCGGCCTGCATCAACACCCATATCGACATCATCGATTGGAAAGGCGGCCGGGTCTTCGCCGGCTATGCGAAGATGCTGAAGGTGATCGAAGAGGAAATCGGCCGTCGCGGCGGGCCGGCCCCGGAACCGCTCGGCCTGCTTACCCACCATCTCGACCACGACGCCGGCTGCCGCGCGTTCATCGAGCTTTTCCTGTCGGTGGCGACGGATCACCCGGCCGTGCGTTGGCCGGCGCTGGACGCGCTGTTCGGCGTCAGGCCTTCGGCCGGAGCAGCCTGAGCCGCCAGCGCACGTTCTTGGCCTGGCTGCTCAGCTCCAGCGCGTCGAGCAGATCCCAGTCGGCCGTGTCGGTGCCCTGTTCCATCGCCCGCACCTTGGCATAGCCGCCACCGGTCTCCTTCCAGGGCGCGTACATCGACACCGCGATGATGCCGCCTGGCGCGAGCCACTCGACGTAGCGGGCGATCTGCGCGCCGGGGTCTTCGGCGAAATGCAGGACCTCGTTGAACACGATTGCCGAGAACTTTTCGCCCGGCGCCGGCGAATAGGATTCCAGATCCGCGGCGACGAGGCTGGCGCGCTCATCGTCGATGCCGGCCCGCGCCAGCGCTTCCTCGGACAGGTCGACGCCGACATAGCGGGTCAGCACGGCGGGATCGAGGTGGCGATAGAGGATGCCCTCGCCGCAGCCGATATCGAGCACGCTCGCGCCCGTGCCGGTGGTCTTCAGCCAGGCCGTGATGATGCCGGTGCGTCCGACCTCCTTGATGTCGAGCAGGAAGCCCCAGCGGCCATCGCGATATTCGGCGTCCCACTCGTCGCCCGTGGCGGCATTCGGCATCGGTTTTCCTTCTGGTCAGGTCTTGTAGGGATCGGCGGCGTCGCGCAGCCCGTCACCGAGGAAGTTGAAGGCGAGCACGACGATGATCACAGGAATAACCGGTGCCATCAGCCAGGGATAGACCGTGACGATGGTAATGTTCTGCGCCTCGTTGAGAAGCACGCCCCAGCTGACCGCCGGGCGCCGCAGGCCGAGATTGAGGAACGACAGCGCCGTCTCGCCGAGGATCATGTTGGGGATCGCCAGCGTCGCGCTCGCCACCAGATGGCTGGTGAAGCCGGGCAGCAGGTGCTTGGAGATGATCCGCCGCGGTTTCGCGCCCATCATCACGGCGGCGCGGGCGTAGTCCTCCTCGCGCAGCGACAGGAGCTTGGAACGCACGGCGCGCGCCAGCCCCGGCCAGTCCAGCATCCCCAGGATGATGGTGATGCCGAAATAGATCCAGATCGGGCTCCACGTCACCGGCAGGGCCGCCGACAGCGCCATCCACAGCGGCAGCTCGGGAATGCAGCGCAGGATCTCGATCATCCGGTTCACCGAGGAATCGATGAAGCCGCCGAAATAGCCGGCGATGCCGCCAAAGAACATGCCCAGCACGATGGAGATGGCGACGCCGATGATGCCGATCGTCAGCGACAGGCGCGCCCCGTAGACGAGGCCGGAGAACAGGTCACGCCCGAGCCGGTCCGTGCCGAGCAGGAACAGTGGCTCGCCGGGTGTCGGGCAGAACAGATGGAACCGGCCCGGGAATAGCCCCCAGAACTTGTAGGGCTCGCTGAGGCAGAAGAAGCGGATCGGCAGAACGGACGCCGGATCCGGGCTGTACTTCCAGGACAGCGTCTCCATGTCGAGCTCGGCGACGTAGCCGCGCACGAAGGGGCCGACGAAGCGGCCCTGGTCGAAGAAATGCACGGCCTGCGGCGGCGCATAGAGATAGTCGTTGTGGCGCGTGTTGGCGCCGTAGGGCGCGATGATCTCGGCGAAAGGCACCGTGAGATAGAAGATCAGGAGCACGACGCCAGCGACGACGGCGAGCTTGTGGCGCTTGAACTTCCACCAGACGATCCGCCACTGCGAGGCCTGATAGTAGCGCTCGCGGTCGGGATCCGGCGGCTCGACGCGATTGGGGTCGAACGGCGCGCTGTCGACGAAATGCGGCTGCTTTTCCTCTGTCATGCTCATCGTCGACCTCTCACCGCCCGGCTTCGGCGCCGAGCCGGATCCTCGGGTCGACCACGGCCAGCAACAGGTCGGAAATGAGCATGCCGACCAGCGTCAGGACCGACACGAACAGGATGATGAAGCCGGCCAGGAACTGGTCCTGGCTTTGCAGCGCGGTGAGCAGGATCGGCCCGACGGTGGGCAGATTGAGCACGACCGAGACGATCACCGAGCCCGACACGAGCGAAGGAATGATGTTGCCGATATCGGCGATGAACGGATTGAGTGCCATGCGCATCGGGTATTTGACCAGCAGCCTGGTTTCCGCCAGACCCTTGGAACGGGCGGTCGTGACGTATTGCTTGTGCAGCTCGTCCAGCAGGTTGGCCCGCAACCTGCGGATCATGCCTGCCGTGCCCGACGTGCCGATGACGATGGTCGGAATGATCAGGTGGGCGAGGACCGACAGGACCTTGTCGGTGCTCCACGGCTGGCCGACGAACTCCGGTGCCATCAGGCCGCCGACCGACAGGCCGAACCACTGGTTCGACAGATAGAGCATGATAAGCCCGAGCAGGAAGTTGGGGGTGGCGAGGCCGATATAGCCCAGCAGGGTGAAGCCGTAATCGCCCCAGCTGTACTGCCGGGTCGCCGAATAGATGCCGATCGGGAACGACACGATGTAGACGAACAGCACCGTGGTGAAGTTCAGGATGACGGTCAGGAGCAGGGTCGGCCCGACCACCTCCTCGACCGGGCGGGCGAATTCGAACGACCACCCCCAGTCGCCCTGCAGGAGTCCCGAGAAGCCGTGCGGGCCGGACCAGGCGCCGATCCAGATCAGATAGCGCTTCCAGAACGGTTCATCGAGGGCGAACTCCTGGCGCAGGAACTCGAGGCGGGCCACGCTCGAGGCCTCGCCCTGCGCCTTGAGCTGGGCGATCTGGTTCGAC from Microbaculum marinisediminis includes the following:
- a CDS encoding class I SAM-dependent methyltransferase, which encodes MPNAATGDEWDAEYRDGRWGFLLDIKEVGRTGIITAWLKTTGTGASVLDIGCGEGILYRHLDPAVLTRYVGVDLSEEALARAGIDDERASLVAADLESYSPAPGEKFSAIVFNEVLHFAEDPGAQIARYVEWLAPGGIIAVSMYAPWKETGGGYAKVRAMEQGTDTADWDLLDALELSSQAKNVRWRLRLLRPKA
- a CDS encoding polysaccharide deacetylase family protein — encoded protein: MSEAADFADALRGLLNSVAEAGRTIDIWWRDDDATMPSPALDDLLDAARRHGVPLALAVIPEPAVPALAGRLASEPDATVVFQHGYAHRNHAPKGEKAAELGAHRPADSVLAELSGGRRKLDDLFGPRFLPVLTPPWNRIGDEVAARRGEAGLKGLTTFARMHADDPACINTHIDIIDWKGGRVFAGYAKMLKVIEEEIGRRGGPAPEPLGLLTHHLDHDAGCRAFIELFLSVATDHPAVRWPALDALFGVRPSAGAA
- a CDS encoding ABC transporter permease, with the translated sequence MTEEKQPHFVDSAPFDPNRVEPPDPDRERYYQASQWRIVWWKFKRHKLAVVAGVVLLIFYLTVPFAEIIAPYGANTRHNDYLYAPPQAVHFFDQGRFVGPFVRGYVAELDMETLSWKYSPDPASVLPIRFFCLSEPYKFWGLFPGRFHLFCPTPGEPLFLLGTDRLGRDLFSGLVYGARLSLTIGIIGVAISIVLGMFFGGIAGYFGGFIDSSVNRMIEILRCIPELPLWMALSAALPVTWSPIWIYFGITIILGMLDWPGLARAVRSKLLSLREEDYARAAVMMGAKPRRIISKHLLPGFTSHLVASATLAIPNMILGETALSFLNLGLRRPAVSWGVLLNEAQNITIVTVYPWLMAPVIPVIIVVLAFNFLGDGLRDAADPYKT
- a CDS encoding glycosyltransferase family protein gives rise to the protein MKALIYVQHLLGTGHVVRAAALARALAARDVETVLVSGNRVPPTVAVNGFSVIELPAARSSDDRFSAVVDEAGRPVDDRWKARRRNRLLSVFDDTGPDILLTETWPFGRNAFAFELEPLMEAAKGVVPRPIVAASVRDILVRKNDAKKEHRMAERAHATCDLVLVHGDPAFVRFEDSFPFAAEIADLIRYTGYIDTGADTPEPPDSNGTGEVVVSCGGGAVGAALLETALAARALSARAGRLRWRVLVGTDLDDLVLAGLKTSAGDGIVVERARRDFPGLLKRARLSVSQCGYNTAVDVLAAGCAAVFVPFARGAETEQTQRAEALAARGLATVVPEADMTPDRLAAGIDAALDLPKAALTLDRDGARTSADLLIDAVDTLRNRTA
- a CDS encoding ABC transporter permease, whose translation is MLVYTLRRIAGMVPTLLAISFLVFFVIELPPGDYLSNQIAQLKAQGEASSVARLEFLRQEFALDEPFWKRYLIWIGAWSGPHGFSGLLQGDWGWSFEFARPVEEVVGPTLLLTVILNFTTVLFVYIVSFPIGIYSATRQYSWGDYGFTLLGYIGLATPNFLLGLIMLYLSNQWFGLSVGGLMAPEFVGQPWSTDKVLSVLAHLIIPTIVIGTSGTAGMIRRLRANLLDELHKQYVTTARSKGLAETRLLVKYPMRMALNPFIADIGNIIPSLVSGSVIVSVVLNLPTVGPILLTALQSQDQFLAGFIILFVSVLTLVGMLISDLLLAVVDPRIRLGAEAGR
- a CDS encoding glycosyltransferase family 4 protein translates to MNIAFYAPMKPPDDPVISGDRETARLILKALAAEGHRVEIASRLRTWQRTPDEARFVELKTEADVEVRSLLAAWAGHEAPDLWITYHLYHKAPDWIGPAVSAALAIPYVVIEGCRAAKHAAGPWATGFAQADRALTAADAVAAMHAEDAEGLMPLLEPGRLFRLKPFIDAARFEAAAGRARAGEPPVLVAVAMMRAGDKEASYRLLAAALERLERRDWRLLIAGDGARRDEILALFPPDRIDWRGAIAPEDIAGVYAEGDLFVWPAINEAFGIALLEAQAAGLPVIAGASGGVPDIVRDGETGLLVAEGDEAAFAAAVARLLDDADTRRAYGKEAAAHVRADHDIAPARRAIGQILEAAVRTNASRRSVAAGAA